A portion of the Homalodisca vitripennis isolate AUS2020 chromosome 2, UT_GWSS_2.1, whole genome shotgun sequence genome contains these proteins:
- the LOC124355369 gene encoding V-type proton ATPase subunit F-like, which translates to MARRMTHQPSTSDRLIAVIGDEDTCVGFLLAGVGEIRDKKANFLIVYKDTKKSEIEDAFRDFTKRGSIEVILITLTAADKIRDVLNAYKQTLPAVLEIPSKDHPYDITKDPIVKRARDGMFNATEDIPDIT; encoded by the coding sequence atggCAAGACGTATGACACATCAACCATCAACTTCGGACAGACTGATAGCAGTGATTGGTGACGAAGACACTTGTGTCGGATTCTTGCTCGCAGGAGTAGGAGAAATCAGAGACAAAAAAGCTAACTTCTTGATTGTCTATAAAGACACAAAAAAGAGTGAAATAGAGGATGCCTTTAGAGATTTCACCAAACGGGGCAGCATTGAAGTTATTCTGATAACGTTAACGGCTGCGGACAAGATACGTGATGTACTCAACGCCTACAAACAGACTCTCCCCGCAGTGTTAGAGATACCCTCCAAAGACCATCCGTACGATATAACGAAAGATCCTATCGTGAAAAGAGCACGCGACGGAATGTTCAACGCGACAGAAGATATACCAGATATCACCTAG